In the Armatimonadia bacterium genome, one interval contains:
- a CDS encoding cyclase family protein has product MFRIDPERYRVVDLSFEVVPGARADRPFDATRATLPDDCFKYDVTCTHTHVGTHVELPAHYWPEGADVTAFALEAFYGRGILLHVDESLGGAAITADYCAQQLDARIQPGDCVLCRKEGPGAASVASSDLPYLTPDAARYLAAHQIKLLGIDSFVRLSVDIPQGRELHEILLGAGCNLVEFLDHLDELQREEFFFMSLPFKVRGMDSGWARAIAIEER; this is encoded by the coding sequence ATGTTCCGGATTGACCCCGAGCGGTACCGCGTCGTGGACCTGTCCTTTGAGGTCGTGCCCGGAGCCCGGGCCGACCGGCCTTTTGACGCCACCCGGGCGACCCTCCCGGACGATTGCTTCAAGTACGACGTCACCTGCACCCATACCCATGTCGGGACGCATGTGGAGCTTCCCGCGCACTACTGGCCCGAGGGTGCCGACGTGACGGCCTTTGCCCTCGAGGCCTTCTACGGACGCGGCATACTGCTGCACGTCGACGAATCGCTGGGTGGCGCCGCCATCACCGCCGACTACTGTGCGCAGCAACTCGACGCGAGGATTCAGCCCGGCGACTGCGTGCTGTGCCGCAAGGAAGGGCCCGGAGCAGCCTCTGTCGCTTCTAGCGACCTGCCCTACCTGACCCCCGACGCTGCTCGTTACCTGGCCGCTCATCAGATCAAGCTCCTGGGGATCGACAGCTTCGTACGCCTCTCCGTGGACATCCCTCAGGGACGGGAGCTGCACGAGATCCTCCTGGGCGCCGGGTGCAACCTTGTAGAGTTCCTCGATCATCTGGACGAACTGCAGCGCGAGGAGTTCTTCTTCATGTCCCTGCCCTTCAAGGTCCGCGGGATGGATAGCGGCTGGGCCCGCGCCATCGCCATCGAAGAGCGATAG
- a CDS encoding DUF1559 domain-containing protein, with amino-acid sequence MVARRRSSAFTLIELLVVIAIIAILAAILFPVFARAREKARQSACLSNLKQIGLAVLMYAEDYDETLPYYQRPFGVAWYDDLMPYMKNRQVTVCPSKNDWNPSNATHKTGYGLNETVFPSGCGSPHPVPSIALGAIEEPSQTIAAADKNQGNVYICGVSFSGSTAWPYNVDCRHNEGAVFLLMDGHTKWMTRRGDWSTSGAMWDLH; translated from the coding sequence ATGGTAGCCCGTCGTCGTTCCTCGGCCTTCACCCTCATCGAACTTCTGGTCGTCATCGCCATCATCGCGATCCTGGCCGCGATCCTATTCCCGGTGTTTGCCCGAGCCCGGGAGAAGGCGCGCCAGAGCGCGTGTCTGTCGAACCTCAAGCAGATCGGACTGGCGGTCCTCATGTATGCGGAGGACTACGACGAGACCCTTCCGTACTATCAGCGGCCCTTCGGTGTCGCCTGGTATGACGACCTGATGCCCTACATGAAGAACCGCCAGGTGACCGTCTGCCCCAGCAAGAACGACTGGAACCCGAGCAACGCGACCCACAAGACCGGCTATGGGCTCAATGAGACGGTGTTCCCGTCAGGCTGTGGGTCTCCGCATCCCGTCCCTTCGATCGCGCTGGGGGCGATCGAGGAGCCGTCACAGACGATCGCCGCCGCGGACAAGAACCAGGGCAACGTCTACATCTGCGGGGTCAGCTTCTCCGGGTCCACCGCCTGGCCCTACAACGTGGACTGCCGCCACAACGAGGGCGCCGTCTTCCTGCTCATGGACGGGCACACCAAGTGGATGACCCGGCGTGGCGACTGGTCTACCAGCGGCGCGATGTGGGACCTTCACTGA
- a CDS encoding metallophosphoesterase, which yields MKVCAAADLHFPRQGHDWCAELARRMCGSGADVLVLAGDLATGKEDDYRALLGLFEEFTGPKLFVPGNHDLWGEADDRDTPQRYHRQLKEIVERHGFHYLPGAPLVVDGIGFVGSAGWYDYGFRQRTSPQPEVRVTPLRALPGDPTTRLRTMNGCRNIPWEELTTTHYAGRALLWTDDGQLQSMLWNDAVYVDWGEDDASVTRRMAIEVQADIDRLGEEVDALVGVYHCVPFEPLLGGAAEDVGLAYCRAFMGSHMLGEVLLRDERFRMALCGHAHHQKVLEIGHLVAANCSVANGAGGPLLLTLET from the coding sequence GTGAAGGTCTGTGCTGCCGCCGACCTCCACTTCCCGCGCCAGGGGCATGACTGGTGTGCGGAGTTGGCGCGGCGTATGTGTGGCTCCGGGGCGGATGTCCTGGTGCTGGCCGGCGACCTTGCGACGGGCAAGGAGGACGACTACCGGGCGCTCCTGGGCCTGTTCGAGGAGTTCACCGGGCCGAAACTCTTTGTCCCCGGCAACCATGACCTGTGGGGCGAGGCCGACGACCGCGACACCCCTCAGCGCTACCACCGACAGCTCAAGGAGATCGTCGAGCGCCACGGGTTCCACTACCTGCCCGGTGCCCCGCTAGTGGTGGACGGTATCGGCTTCGTCGGGAGCGCCGGGTGGTACGACTACGGCTTCCGCCAGCGCACCAGCCCACAGCCGGAAGTGCGCGTGACACCCTTGCGGGCCCTGCCGGGCGATCCCACGACACGCCTCCGGACGATGAACGGTTGCAGGAACATCCCCTGGGAAGAACTCACGACCACACACTATGCGGGTCGGGCGCTCCTGTGGACCGACGACGGGCAACTCCAGAGCATGCTGTGGAACGATGCCGTCTACGTCGACTGGGGTGAGGACGACGCTTCGGTAACACGGCGCATGGCGATCGAGGTGCAGGCAGACATCGACAGACTGGGAGAGGAGGTCGACGCGCTGGTGGGAGTATACCACTGCGTGCCCTTCGAGCCCCTCCTGGGAGGCGCCGCTGAGGATGTCGGCCTCGCTTACTGCCGGGCCTTCATGGGCTCCCACATGCTGGGTGAGGTGCTGCTCCGTGACGAGCGCTTCCGCATGGCCCTGTGCGGCCATGCTCACCACCAGAAAGTGCTCGAGATCGGCCACCTGGTAGCGGCCAACTGCAGCGTGGCCAACGGCGCCGGCGGTCCCCTGCTGCTTACCCTTGAGACCTGA
- a CDS encoding energy-coupling factor ABC transporter permease: MHIPDAVLNAPVCVATAAVAVVGVGFCLRKVERDLRPERVPMLGVMGAFLFAAQMVNFPVLGGTSGHLMGTALATVLLGPHAAVLVMTTVLLIQCFLAGDGGLTTLGANVLNMALVPAFLVGFIQGRFGRVSNPRRQRFVTFLAAWASVVLAALLCSAELVATYGRFSVATIVPMMLGVHALIGVGEGLLTLGALAVIARVTPELTPIAATEAEVE; this comes from the coding sequence GTGCACATACCGGATGCCGTCCTGAATGCGCCAGTCTGTGTCGCCACGGCCGCTGTTGCGGTCGTCGGTGTGGGCTTCTGCCTGCGTAAGGTCGAGCGCGATCTGCGCCCCGAGCGTGTGCCGATGCTGGGCGTGATGGGTGCCTTCCTCTTCGCCGCCCAGATGGTTAACTTCCCGGTCCTGGGCGGCACCTCGGGCCACCTGATGGGCACTGCGCTGGCCACTGTGCTCCTGGGACCCCATGCAGCAGTCCTCGTCATGACCACGGTGCTCCTGATCCAGTGCTTCCTCGCGGGCGACGGCGGACTCACCACCCTCGGAGCGAACGTCCTGAACATGGCCCTGGTGCCGGCCTTCCTGGTGGGTTTCATACAGGGCCGCTTCGGGCGTGTGAGCAACCCTCGGCGGCAGCGCTTCGTGACCTTTCTGGCTGCCTGGGCGAGTGTGGTCCTGGCGGCGCTGCTGTGCTCTGCGGAGCTCGTGGCCACTTACGGTCGGTTCTCCGTGGCCACCATCGTCCCCATGATGCTGGGGGTCCATGCGCTGATCGGAGTGGGGGAGGGGCTGTTGACCCTCGGTGCCCTGGCTGTGATCGCCCGGGTGACGCCTGAGCTGACGCCGATTGCTGCGACGGAGGCTGAGGTCGAGTGA
- a CDS encoding PDGLE domain-containing protein yields the protein MKRRWVWTLLVGLGIAAVLSPFASSLPDGLEWAAEKAGISTESRDDAAQPGTAAPLADYTVPGVSSPALGSSLSGVLGALLVFVVLLGLGALLTRRKATHTSRAAPDGSPADTTSNPETADDAGTG from the coding sequence GTGAAGCGGCGCTGGGTCTGGACGCTACTCGTCGGTCTGGGCATCGCTGCGGTGCTGTCGCCCTTCGCCTCCTCCTTGCCCGACGGACTGGAATGGGCGGCCGAGAAGGCCGGCATCAGTACCGAGTCCCGGGACGACGCTGCACAGCCCGGAACGGCTGCGCCCCTTGCCGACTACACGGTTCCCGGCGTCTCTAGTCCGGCACTGGGCAGTTCCCTCAGTGGGGTCCTGGGAGCGCTGCTGGTGTTCGTCGTGCTCCTTGGCCTCGGCGCCCTACTGACTCGCCGCAAGGCCACCCACACAAGCCGTGCCGCACCTGACGGATCGCCGGCCGATACCACGAGCAACCCAGAGACTGCGGACGATGCTGGCACGGGCTAA
- the cbiQ gene encoding cobalt ECF transporter T component CbiQ — MLARANPVVKLLCAIGFLLAVVLAPPKSPVRLLWLLIPLALVWPATGARLRSVLGRVSLALPFALVAFVLAATFQALPPGQAPVWSADHLFSATSLLAGTERAVRVLLCVTALALLSVCTSAEDFLRALRQLRFPRLLCTILAFTIRYTHTLRDEALRMMRARDSRGPAGHGGLRRRVHVAGCLIGALLVRSWERSARVGAAMLSRGFTGELPLRPAGRPPVAEVLGGLLFLTAVGILAWVA, encoded by the coding sequence ATGCTGGCACGGGCTAACCCGGTAGTCAAGCTGCTGTGCGCGATCGGCTTCCTTCTAGCGGTGGTCCTTGCGCCGCCTAAGTCGCCGGTCCGTCTGCTGTGGCTGCTGATCCCGCTTGCCCTGGTGTGGCCTGCGACCGGAGCGCGCCTACGCTCGGTCCTGGGGCGTGTGTCACTGGCCCTGCCCTTTGCTCTGGTCGCTTTCGTCCTCGCCGCAACCTTCCAGGCTTTGCCCCCGGGACAGGCCCCGGTTTGGTCCGCCGACCACCTCTTCAGCGCCACCTCACTGCTGGCCGGTACAGAGCGAGCGGTCCGCGTGCTTCTGTGCGTGACGGCGCTGGCCTTGCTTTCGGTGTGCACGAGCGCCGAAGACTTCCTGCGGGCACTGCGGCAGTTGCGCTTTCCTCGCCTGCTGTGTACTATCCTGGCATTCACAATCCGGTACACGCACACCTTGCGGGATGAGGCGCTGCGGATGATGCGGGCTCGTGATTCCCGCGGGCCTGCCGGTCACGGTGGTCTGCGACGTCGGGTTCATGTGGCTGGATGCCTGATCGGGGCTCTCCTGGTCCGCAGTTGGGAGCGCTCGGCGCGGGTGGGTGCGGCGATGCTGTCCCGCGGCTTCACGGGTGAGTTGCCCCTGCGTCCTGCGGGTCGGCCGCCGGTGGCCGAGGTGCTCGGCGGCCTGCTGTTCCTAACGGCCGTTGGCATCCTCGCTTGGGTGGCCTGA
- a CDS encoding ABC transporter ATP-binding protein produces MPLSIALRVEKLSYTYPDGVVALHEVSFEVREEETVGIVGRNGAGKSTLLLHLNGVLTGTGRIEVLGQALSPQTLAQVRRDVGLVFQNPDDQLFMPTVYEDVAFGPMNAGLGDDEVRRRVDEALAAVGMTGFGDRPPHHLSIGQKKRVAIATVLVMSPRVIVFDEPMGALDPVGQEQILQLLEALPVAKIIATHDLELARRLCDRLLVLDAGKVVADRRADEILSDDELLRAHGLRPCLPPAARC; encoded by the coding sequence ATCCCCTTGTCCATCGCCTTGCGTGTGGAAAAGCTGAGCTACACCTACCCCGATGGCGTCGTGGCGCTCCACGAGGTCAGCTTCGAGGTTCGGGAAGAGGAGACCGTGGGGATTGTCGGCCGCAATGGCGCCGGCAAGTCCACGCTGCTTCTGCACCTTAACGGGGTCCTCACTGGAACCGGCCGGATCGAAGTCCTTGGGCAGGCTCTCAGCCCGCAGACCCTTGCGCAGGTCCGGCGCGACGTGGGCCTGGTGTTCCAAAACCCCGACGACCAGCTCTTCATGCCCACGGTCTATGAGGACGTGGCCTTCGGCCCGATGAATGCCGGCCTGGGAGACGATGAGGTTCGCAGGCGGGTCGACGAGGCGCTGGCTGCTGTGGGGATGACGGGGTTTGGTGACCGCCCGCCACACCACCTGAGCATCGGCCAGAAGAAGCGTGTAGCAATCGCCACGGTCCTCGTGATGAGCCCTCGGGTGATCGTGTTCGACGAGCCCATGGGGGCGCTTGACCCGGTGGGACAGGAACAGATCCTGCAGCTCCTCGAAGCCCTGCCGGTGGCCAAGATCATCGCCACCCATGACCTTGAACTGGCCCGACGGTTGTGTGATAGACTGCTGGTACTCGACGCCGGGAAAGTGGTGGCAGACCGGCGGGCAGACGAGATACTCAGTGACGACGAGCTGCTGCGGGCTCACGGGCTGCGTCCATGTCTTCCGCCCGCTGCCCGGTGCTGA